A single Campylobacter hyointestinalis subsp. hyointestinalis DNA region contains:
- the rplE gene encoding 50S ribosomal protein L5, whose amino-acid sequence MRLKAKYNESIKPALVKEFDIKNPMLIPALEKIVISVGAGEGAKDQKLLQNMADTISLIAGQKAVVTNAKKSVAGFKVREGFPVGIKVTLRKERMYAFLDKLISVALPRVKDFRGLPRDGFDGRGNYNFGLNEQLMFPEVVYDQILRTHGMNITVVTTANDDKQAFKLLELFGVPFAKGK is encoded by the coding sequence ATGAGATTAAAAGCAAAATATAATGAGAGTATTAAACCAGCTCTAGTAAAAGAATTTGATATAAAAAATCCTATGCTTATCCCAGCACTTGAGAAAATCGTTATCAGCGTTGGAGCTGGCGAGGGTGCTAAAGATCAAAAGTTGCTTCAAAATATGGCTGATACAATATCTTTAATAGCTGGTCAAAAAGCAGTTGTTACAAACGCTAAAAAATCAGTTGCTGGATTTAAAGTTCGTGAAGGCTTCCCAGTAGGTATAAAAGTTACTCTAAGAAAAGAGCGAATGTATGCTTTCTTAGACAAGCTTATCAGTGTTGCATTGCCAAGAGTTAAGGACTTCCGTGGTCTTCCAAGAGATGGATTTGATGGTCGTGGAAATTATAATTTCGGTTTAAATGAACAATTAATGTTCCCAGAAGTTGTATATGATCAAATTCTAAGAACACACGGTATGAACATAACTGTAGTTACAACAGCTAACGATGACAAGCAAGCATTCAAGTTACTTGAATTGTTTGGTGTTCCATTTGCAAAAGGAAAGTAA
- the rplQ gene encoding 50S ribosomal protein L17, protein MRHNHGYRKLGRTSSHRAALLKNLTIAIVKAGKIETTLPKAKELRGYVEKLITRARKGDFNAHKFVFAALQDKEATNKLVTQIAPKYATRNGGYTRIIKTRVRKGDAAEMAYIELVSE, encoded by the coding sequence ATGAGACATAATCACGGATATAGAAAACTAGGTCGCACTAGCTCTCACCGTGCTGCTTTGCTTAAAAACCTTACGATAGCTATCGTAAAGGCTGGTAAAATCGAAACAACTTTACCAAAAGCAAAAGAGTTAAGAGGCTATGTAGAAAAACTTATCACAAGAGCTAGAAAAGGCGATTTTAATGCTCACAAATTTGTGTTTGCTGCTTTGCAAGACAAAGAAGCTACAAACAAGCTTGTAACCCAAATAGCTCCAAAATATGCCACAAGAAATGGTGGCTATACTCGTATCATCAAAACTCGCGTCAGAAAAGGCGATGCAGCTGAGATGGCTTATATAGAGCTAGTTAGCGAATAA
- the rplN gene encoding 50S ribosomal protein L14, protein MIQSFTRLAVADNSGAKELMCIKVLGGSKRRYASLGDIIVCSVKKALPNGKIKKGQVVKAVVVRTKKEVQRANGSLIRFDENAAVILDSKKEPVGTRIFGPVGREVRYANFMKIVSLAPEVL, encoded by the coding sequence ATGATACAAAGTTTTACAAGACTAGCAGTAGCTGATAACAGTGGCGCAAAAGAGCTTATGTGTATAAAAGTTTTAGGCGGTAGCAAAAGAAGATACGCAAGTCTAGGCGATATCATCGTTTGTTCAGTAAAAAAAGCTCTACCAAACGGTAAAATAAAAAAAGGTCAAGTAGTTAAAGCAGTAGTAGTTAGAACTAAAAAAGAGGTTCAAAGAGCAAATGGATCACTTATTAGATTTGACGAAAATGCAGCCGTTATACTTGATAGTAAAAAAGAGCCAGTAGGCACTCGTATATTTGGCCCAGTTGGTAGAGAAGTAAGATATGCAAACTTTATGAAGATTGTATCTCTTGCACCGGAGGTTCTATAA
- the rplO gene encoding 50S ribosomal protein L15: protein MGLENLQKAAGSTRNTKRIGRGQGSGWGKTATKGGKGQTARKGYNEKRGFEGGQQPLQRRLPKVGFDSKFVKPYAINVDKNESIKTLSEITLDSLKTVHKFSNSIQKVKLIGAGAKDLASKIKDENITVTGIN from the coding sequence ATGGGACTAGAAAATTTACAAAAAGCTGCTGGCTCAACTCGCAACACTAAAAGAATAGGTCGCGGTCAAGGTAGCGGTTGGGGTAAAACTGCTACAAAAGGCGGCAAAGGTCAAACTGCTAGAAAAGGTTACAACGAAAAAAGAGGTTTTGAAGGTGGACAACAACCGCTTCAAAGAAGACTTCCAAAAGTTGGATTTGATTCTAAATTTGTAAAACCTTATGCTATCAATGTAGATAAAAATGAGAGCATTAAGACTTTGAGCGAGATCACGCTTGATAGCCTTAAAACTGTTCATAAATTTTCAAATAGCATCCAAAAAGTAAAACTTATAGGTGCTGGAGCTAAAGATTTAGCAAGTAAAATAAAAGATGAGAATATAACAGTTACTGGAATCAACTAA
- a CDS encoding DNA-directed RNA polymerase subunit alpha: protein MRKITTSAYMPTEIEVVNVSENVAKIIAYPFETGYAVTLAHPLRRLLYTSTVGFAPTGVKIEGVAHEFDSMRGMLEDVTLFIINLKNLRFKLKNNSQREVIEYNFKGPKEITGSDLNNDIVEIVNPDAYLATINEDADFKFSVIIEKGIGYVPSEEIRDYIEPDYIALDAFFTPVKKAVYEIENVLVEDNPDYEKIVLTVTTDGQVGPVEAFKHSIEAMYKQMSVFNNVLNIDVNVALSSSVGSNEHSKLFESVENLNLSARSFNCLDKAEIRYIGELALMEESELKELKNLGKKSLDEIKAVMAEIGYPFGENTLGDSKEMLRKKIAELKS, encoded by the coding sequence ATGAGAAAAATTACAACATCAGCTTATATGCCAACTGAGATTGAAGTTGTTAATGTAAGTGAGAATGTAGCTAAGATTATAGCATATCCGTTCGAAACAGGTTACGCAGTGACTCTAGCTCATCCACTACGCCGATTACTTTATACAAGCACAGTTGGATTTGCTCCAACTGGCGTAAAGATAGAGGGCGTAGCACACGAGTTTGATAGTATGCGTGGTATGCTTGAGGACGTTACGCTTTTTATTATAAATTTAAAAAATTTACGTTTTAAATTAAAAAATAATTCACAACGTGAAGTTATCGAGTATAATTTTAAAGGGCCAAAAGAGATAACCGGAAGTGATCTAAACAACGATATAGTTGAAATAGTAAATCCGGATGCTTACCTTGCTACTATCAATGAAGATGCTGATTTTAAATTTAGCGTCATTATCGAAAAAGGTATAGGTTATGTACCTAGCGAAGAGATAAGAGATTATATCGAACCTGATTACATAGCTCTTGATGCTTTCTTTACTCCGGTAAAAAAAGCGGTTTATGAGATAGAAAACGTTTTAGTTGAAGATAATCCAGACTATGAAAAGATCGTTTTGACTGTAACAACTGATGGTCAAGTGGGTCCTGTCGAGGCATTTAAACACTCGATAGAAGCTATGTACAAACAAATGTCGGTTTTCAACAACGTTTTAAATATCGATGTAAACGTTGCTTTGTCTAGTTCTGTAGGAAGCAATGAACATTCTAAACTTTTTGAAAGCGTTGAAAATCTAAATTTAAGTGCTAGAAGCTTTAATTGTCTTGATAAGGCTGAGATTCGCTACATAGGCGAACTTGCTCTTATGGAAGAGAGTGAGCTAAAAGAGCTTAAAAATTTAGGTAAAAAGTCTCTTGATGAGATAAAAGCCGTAATGGCTGAAATAGGCTATCCTTTTGGTGAAAACACACTTGGTGATAGCAAAGAAATGCTCAGAAAAAAAATAGCTGAGCTAAAATCATAA
- the rpsK gene encoding 30S ribosomal protein S11: MAKRKVIKKKVVRKNIAKGIVYISATFNNTMVTVTDEMGNAIAWSSAGGLGFKGSKKSTPYAAQQAVEDALNKAKEHGIKEVGIKVQGPGSGRETAVKSIGAVEGIKVLYLKDITPLAHNGCRPPKRRRV; the protein is encoded by the coding sequence ATGGCAAAAAGAAAAGTAATTAAGAAAAAAGTAGTTAGAAAAAATATAGCAAAAGGTATCGTTTATATCTCTGCTACATTTAACAATACAATGGTTACAGTAACTGATGAAATGGGAAATGCTATAGCATGGAGCAGTGCTGGTGGTCTTGGTTTTAAAGGTAGCAAAAAATCTACTCCTTACGCAGCTCAACAAGCAGTTGAAGATGCATTAAACAAAGCAAAAGAGCACGGTATCAAAGAAGTTGGTATCAAAGTTCAAGGACCAGGAAGCGGTAGAGAAACAGCAGTAAAAAGTATCGGTGCAGTTGAGGGCATAAAAGTTTTATATCTAAAAGACATAACTCCACTTGCTCACAATGGTTGTAGACCACCAAAACGTCGCCGCGTGTAA
- the rplR gene encoding 50S ribosomal protein L18 encodes MVANILKRKISLRIKRKRRIRAKINGTASCPRISIFKSNRTIYVQAIEDINATTLCASDGRKLGIKANKEGAVILAKDIAGKLSAKGINEAVFDRNGYLYHGVVAAFAEALRENGIKL; translated from the coding sequence ATGGTAGCAAATATATTAAAAAGAAAAATATCTCTAAGAATCAAGAGAAAAAGAAGAATAAGAGCTAAAATTAACGGTACCGCGTCTTGCCCGAGAATTTCAATATTTAAATCAAATAGAACTATCTATGTTCAAGCGATTGAAGATATTAATGCAACAACTCTTTGTGCAAGTGACGGAAGAAAATTAGGCATCAAAGCAAATAAAGAAGGTGCTGTAATTTTGGCTAAGGATATCGCAGGTAAGTTAAGTGCAAAAGGTATAAACGAAGCAGTATTTGATAGAAACGGCTATCTATATCATGGCGTTGTTGCAGCTTTTGCTGAAGCTTTAAGAGAAAATGGCATTAAGCTATAA
- the map gene encoding type I methionyl aminopeptidase, translating to MAISIKTAKDIEGLRAANKIVAQVLDHMHEFIKPGLSLLEIDKVCEDMIRSAGAKPAFKGLYGFPTAACISVNEVVIHGIPNEYKLKEGDIVSIDIGSNLKGYFGDSARTYPVGKISANDEALISCSKDALYFAIDYIKVGMHFKEVCSAVEEFIIDRGFVPLRGFCGHGIGKRPHEEPEIPNYLEGNNPKSGPKIRNGMVFCIEPMICQKDGTPVIAKDNWTVTSKDGLRTSHYEHCLAMVDGKVEILSQI from the coding sequence ATGGCTATTTCAATCAAAACTGCAAAAGATATCGAAGGCTTAAGAGCGGCAAATAAGATTGTCGCTCAAGTCTTAGATCATATGCATGAGTTTATAAAACCGGGTCTTAGTTTACTAGAGATCGATAAAGTTTGTGAAGATATGATAAGAAGTGCCGGTGCAAAACCTGCGTTTAAGGGACTTTACGGATTTCCGACTGCTGCTTGTATAAGTGTAAATGAAGTGGTGATCCACGGCATACCAAATGAGTATAAGCTTAAAGAGGGCGATATAGTAAGTATCGATATCGGCTCAAATTTAAAAGGATATTTCGGCGATAGTGCTAGAACATACCCAGTCGGTAAAATCTCAGCTAATGATGAGGCTTTGATATCTTGTAGCAAAGACGCTCTTTATTTTGCGATCGATTATATAAAAGTCGGAATGCATTTTAAAGAAGTTTGCTCTGCTGTCGAAGAGTTTATCATAGATCGTGGCTTTGTTCCGCTTCGTGGATTTTGTGGGCATGGCATAGGTAAGCGTCCGCATGAAGAACCTGAAATTCCAAACTATCTTGAAGGAAACAATCCAAAAAGTGGACCAAAGATAAGAAATGGAATGGTTTTTTGCATAGAGCCTATGATATGCCAAAAAGATGGTACTCCGGTTATCGCAAAAGACAACTGGACCGTTACAAGTAAAGATGGACTTAGAACTAGCCATTATGAACATTGTTTGGCTATGGTAGATGGTAAGGTGGAGATCTTAAGTCAAATTTAG
- a CDS encoding type Z 30S ribosomal protein S14, translating to MAKKSMIAKAARAPKFSSRGYTRCQICGRPHSVYKDFGICRVCLRKMANEGLIPGLKKASW from the coding sequence ATGGCAAAAAAATCAATGATAGCAAAAGCAGCACGTGCTCCTAAATTTAGCTCACGTGGATATACTAGATGTCAAATTTGTGGTCGCCCACACTCTGTTTATAAAGATTTTGGAATTTGCCGTGTGTGCCTAAGAAAAATGGCTAACGAAGGACTAATACCGGGTCTTAAAAAAGCAAGTTGGTAA
- the rpsD gene encoding 30S ribosomal protein S4: MARYRGPVEKLERRLGVSLALKGERRLAGKSALDKRPYAPGQHGQRKTKISEYGLQLREKQKAKFMYGVSEKQFRRLFAEAARRDGNTGALLVSLLEQRLDNVVYRMGFATTRRFARQLVTHGHILVNGKRVDIPSYRVAAGEKIEVAEKSKANPQIVRAIELTNQTGIVAWVDVEKDKKYGIFTRIPEREEVVIPVEERYIVELYSK; the protein is encoded by the coding sequence ATGGCAAGATATAGAGGACCAGTCGAAAAATTAGAAAGACGCCTAGGCGTATCTCTTGCACTAAAAGGCGAGAGAAGACTTGCTGGTAAAAGTGCATTAGATAAAAGACCATACGCACCTGGTCAACATGGACAAAGAAAAACAAAAATCAGCGAGTATGGCTTACAATTAAGAGAAAAACAAAAAGCTAAATTTATGTACGGCGTTAGCGAAAAACAATTCAGAAGACTTTTTGCTGAAGCTGCAAGAAGAGATGGAAACACAGGAGCACTTCTTGTTTCACTTTTAGAGCAAAGACTTGATAACGTTGTTTATAGAATGGGCTTTGCAACAACTAGAAGATTTGCAAGACAACTTGTGACTCACGGACATATCTTAGTAAATGGTAAAAGAGTTGATATCCCTTCATACAGAGTTGCTGCTGGAGAGAAGATCGAAGTTGCAGAAAAAAGCAAAGCTAACCCACAAATCGTTAGAGCGATCGAGCTTACCAACCAAACAGGTATAGTTGCTTGGGTAGATGTAGAAAAAGATAAAAAATACGGAATTTTTACAAGAATTCCAGAACGTGAAGAAGTAGTTATTCCAGTTGAGGAAAGATATATAGTAGAGCTTTACTCTAAATAG
- a CDS encoding NifU family protein: MIPFSDEELLEPVKQSLDTVRPMLERDGGGMDLLGIKNGVVYVRLTGHCHGCAASSQTLKYGVERQLKLDIHPELSVVNIPIGEKFEL; encoded by the coding sequence ATGATACCATTTAGCGATGAAGAATTACTTGAGCCAGTAAAACAGAGCTTAGATACAGTAAGACCTATGCTTGAAAGAGATGGCGGCGGAATGGATCTTTTAGGTATAAAAAATGGCGTAGTGTATGTCAGGCTTACTGGACATTGTCACGGATGCGCAGCTAGTTCTCAGACACTAAAATACGGTGTAGAAAGACAACTAAAATTAGATATCCATCCAGAGCTTAGTGTAGTAAATATTCCTATAGGTGAAAAATTTGAGTTATAA
- the infA gene encoding translation initiation factor IF-1: MAKDDVIEIDGNVVEALPNATFKVELDNKHVILCHIAGKMRMHYIKIMPGDRVKVELTPYSLDKGRITYRYK; encoded by the coding sequence TTGGCAAAAGATGATGTCATAGAGATCGACGGCAATGTAGTAGAAGCTCTGCCAAACGCGACTTTTAAAGTTGAACTTGACAATAAGCACGTGATACTTTGTCATATAGCAGGTAAGATGCGTATGCATTATATCAAGATCATGCCGGGTGATCGCGTTAAAGTTGAGCTTACACCTTACAGTTTGGATAAGGGTAGGATCACTTATAGATATAAGTAA
- the rpsM gene encoding 30S ribosomal protein S13, whose amino-acid sequence MARIAGVDLPKKKRVEYGLTYIYGIGLFSSRKILDAVGISYDKRVYELSEDEAAAIRKEIQEHYMVEGDLRKSVAMDIKALMDLGSYRGLRHRKGLPVRGQKTKTNARTRKGRRKTVGAATK is encoded by the coding sequence ATGGCTCGTATAGCAGGTGTTGATTTACCAAAGAAAAAAAGAGTAGAGTATGGCCTTACTTATATCTATGGTATAGGCTTATTTTCTTCAAGAAAAATTCTTGATGCAGTAGGCATTTCTTACGACAAAAGAGTTTATGAGCTAAGCGAAGATGAAGCTGCTGCGATTCGTAAAGAGATCCAAGAGCACTATATGGTGGAAGGTGATCTAAGAAAAAGCGTTGCAATGGATATCAAAGCACTTATGGATTTAGGTAGCTATAGAGGCTTAAGACACAGAAAAGGTCTTCCTGTTCGCGGTCAAAAAACAAAAACAAACGCAAGAACAAGAAAAGGTAGACGTAAAACTGTTGGCGCGGCTACAAAGTAA
- the rplX gene encoding 50S ribosomal protein L24, with translation MAIKYKIKKGDEVKVIAGDDKGKVAKVLAVLPKKGQVIVEGVKVAKKAVKPTDKNPNGGFVSKEMPIDISNVAKVEG, from the coding sequence ATGGCGATTAAATATAAAATTAAAAAAGGCGATGAAGTAAAAGTAATCGCAGGCGATGACAAAGGTAAAGTTGCAAAAGTTCTTGCTGTTTTACCAAAAAAAGGTCAAGTAATAGTTGAAGGCGTTAAAGTTGCTAAAAAAGCGGTAAAACCGACTGATAAAAATCCAAACGGTGGATTTGTTAGTAAAGAGATGCCTATCGACATTTCAAATGTTGCAAAAGTTGAGGGTTAA
- the rpsH gene encoding 30S ribosomal protein S8 codes for MINDLISDGLTRIRNASMRRLDTTKLLHSNVVEATLKILADKGYIESYNVVEEGNKKFINVVLKYDERGRSVINELKRVSKPGRRVYQGKDEIKRFKNGYGTIIVSTSKGVLSNDEAHKIGVGGEVLCTVW; via the coding sequence ATGATAAATGATTTAATTTCAGACGGATTAACACGTATTAGAAACGCTAGTATGAGAAGACTTGATACAACAAAACTTCTTCATTCAAATGTTGTTGAAGCAACTTTGAAGATCCTAGCTGATAAAGGTTATATAGAGAGCTATAACGTTGTTGAAGAAGGAAACAAAAAATTCATCAACGTAGTTTTAAAATATGACGAACGTGGTAGAAGCGTAATAAATGAACTAAAAAGAGTTTCAAAACCTGGTCGTAGAGTTTATCAAGGTAAAGACGAGATAAAAAGATTTAAAAATGGTTATGGAACTATCATAGTAAGTACAAGCAAAGGTGTTTTAAGTAATGATGAAGCTCACAAGATTGGTGTGGGCGGCGAAGTACTTTGCACAGTTTGGTAA
- the rplF gene encoding 50S ribosomal protein L6, with the protein MSRIGKQPISIPNGLDVSLNGDVLVFKKGNLTKELDTKNNVNVEVKDGHIVFTSKGDDRQSRAYWGTYRSLANNIVIGLTAGFTKQLEINGVGYKAAAKGKVLELALGFSHPINYELPEGIEVSVEKNVVTIKGSDKQVVGQVAAEVRGFRPPEPYKGKGVKYVEERIIRKAGKTSKK; encoded by the coding sequence ATGTCAAGAATCGGAAAACAACCGATATCTATTCCAAACGGTTTAGATGTTAGTTTAAATGGTGATGTTTTAGTTTTTAAAAAGGGCAACCTAACAAAAGAACTAGATACAAAAAACAATGTTAATGTTGAAGTAAAAGACGGTCATATAGTTTTTACAAGTAAAGGTGATGACAGACAAAGCAGAGCTTATTGGGGAACTTATAGATCTTTAGCAAATAATATTGTTATTGGTTTAACTGCTGGATTTACAAAACAACTTGAGATAAACGGAGTTGGTTATAAAGCGGCTGCAAAAGGTAAAGTTTTGGAGCTTGCGCTTGGTTTTTCACACCCTATAAATTATGAACTTCCTGAAGGTATCGAAGTAAGCGTTGAGAAAAACGTTGTTACTATCAAAGGAAGCGATAAACAAGTTGTTGGTCAAGTAGCAGCAGAGGTTAGAGGATTTAGACCGCCAGAGCCATATAAAGGCAAAGGTGTCAAATACGTTGAAGAGCGTATAATCCGCAAAGCCGGTAAAACATCTAAGAAATAA
- the rpmJ gene encoding 50S ribosomal protein L36, whose protein sequence is MKVRPSVKKMCDKCKIVKRKGIVHVICENPKHKQRQG, encoded by the coding sequence ATGAAAGTTCGTCCTTCTGTAAAGAAGATGTGTGACAAATGTAAAATTGTCAAACGCAAAGGCATAGTTCATGTTATTTGCGAAAATCCAAAACATAAACAAAGACAAGGATAA
- the rpsE gene encoding 30S ribosomal protein S5, giving the protein MEKYNREEFEEVIVDIGRVTKVVKGGRRFRFTALVVVGDKKGHVGFGFGKAKEVPDAMRKAVDDAFKNIVEVKLKGSTIPHDIEVKFNASRILLKPASEGTGVIAGGGARPVVELAGIKNIITKSLGSNNSANVVRATIKALSMLKA; this is encoded by the coding sequence ATGGAAAAGTATAACAGAGAAGAATTTGAAGAAGTAATCGTCGACATCGGTCGCGTTACAAAGGTTGTTAAGGGCGGTAGAAGATTTAGATTTACTGCGCTTGTAGTCGTAGGCGATAAAAAAGGTCACGTTGGTTTTGGTTTTGGAAAAGCTAAAGAGGTTCCAGACGCTATGAGAAAAGCAGTTGATGACGCTTTTAAAAACATAGTTGAAGTAAAACTAAAAGGCAGCACTATTCCTCATGATATTGAAGTTAAATTTAATGCAAGTAGAATTCTGCTAAAACCAGCTAGCGAAGGTACCGGAGTTATCGCTGGTGGTGGCGCACGTCCAGTTGTAGAGCTTGCGGGTATCAAAAATATCATTACAAAATCACTTGGCTCAAACAATTCTGCAAACGTTGTTCGTGCTACAATCAAAGCACTTAGTATGCTAAAAGCTTAA
- the secY gene encoding preprotein translocase subunit SecY — MNKTLINKILITLGFLFAYRVLAYVPVPGVNIDVIKEFFTSNSSNALGMFNMFSGGAAERLSIISLGIMPYITSSIIMELLAATFPNLGKMKKERDGMQKYMQIIRYVTIIITVVQAIGVSIGLQSLTGRGGEQAIMIDINLFIAISCASMLTGTMLLMWIGEQITQRGIGNGISLIIFAGIVSGIPNAIGGTINLVNTGEMNFLVVIGIALVILITVGIVIFVEMGERRVPISYSRKTVMQNQNKRIMNYIPIKVNLSGVIPPIFASAILMFPSTILQASTNEFILAINDFLNPNSYFFNFLTFLFILFFAYFYASITFNAKDISENLKRQGGFIPGVRPGESTATYLNEVASRLTFTGSIYLGLISTLPWILVKFMGVPFYFGGTSVLIVVSVALDTMRKIEAQIYMNKYQTLSAVGL, encoded by the coding sequence ATGAATAAAACATTAATCAACAAGATACTAATTACGCTTGGATTTTTGTTTGCTTATAGGGTACTGGCTTACGTGCCGGTCCCTGGCGTTAATATTGACGTTATAAAAGAATTCTTTACTTCAAATAGTAGTAATGCTTTGGGTATGTTTAACATGTTTAGCGGCGGCGCTGCTGAGAGACTTAGCATTATCTCATTAGGTATTATGCCATACATCACTTCTTCGATCATTATGGAGCTTTTAGCTGCTACGTTTCCAAATTTAGGAAAGATGAAAAAAGAGCGTGACGGTATGCAAAAATATATGCAGATCATTCGTTATGTTACTATTATTATTACCGTTGTTCAAGCCATAGGCGTAAGTATCGGTTTACAAAGTTTAACTGGACGTGGTGGCGAGCAAGCTATCATGATAGATATAAATTTATTTATAGCGATCAGTTGCGCCTCTATGCTTACAGGAACTATGCTTCTTATGTGGATAGGTGAGCAGATAACTCAACGCGGTATCGGTAATGGTATAAGTCTTATAATTTTTGCTGGTATAGTAAGTGGAATTCCAAACGCGATAGGTGGAACTATAAATTTAGTAAATACCGGAGAGATGAACTTCTTAGTTGTGATCGGTATAGCTCTTGTTATACTCATAACAGTTGGAATAGTAATCTTTGTAGAAATGGGTGAAAGACGTGTTCCTATCTCGTATTCTAGAAAAACGGTTATGCAAAATCAAAATAAAAGAATAATGAACTATATCCCTATAAAGGTAAATTTAAGTGGCGTTATTCCTCCGATCTTTGCTAGTGCTATTTTGATGTTTCCAAGCACCATTTTGCAAGCAAGTACGAACGAATTTATACTAGCTATAAATGACTTCTTAAATCCAAATAGTTACTTTTTCAACTTTTTAACATTCTTGTTTATTCTATTTTTTGCATATTTTTATGCCTCCATTACATTTAATGCAAAAGACATCAGTGAGAATTTAAAAAGACAAGGCGGATTTATCCCAGGTGTTAGACCAGGCGAGAGTACGGCTACATACTTAAATGAGGTTGCTAGTAGGCTTACTTTTACTGGTTCAATATATCTAGGACTTATCTCTACGCTTCCTTGGATACTGGTCAAATTTATGGGTGTACCATTTTATTTTGGCGGAACTAGTGTCCTTATCGTCGTATCGGTCGCACTTGACACGATGAGAAAGATCGAAGCTCAAATTTATATGAATAAATACCAAACATTAAGCGCGGTCGGACTGTAG